The genomic DNA CACCACCGTGAACATTTACCAGTACATCGTAGTTACCTTCTGTTTCTGTAACTGCGAATGGCTGGCTTAAATCTAAGATTAAGCTTTCAAATGGGAGATAGTCTCTCATGTCGCGTCCGTTAACTGTTACTTTACCTTCACCTGGTACAAGACGTACACGTGCAACTGAGTGCTTACGACGTCCAGTTCCTTGATATTCTACTTTAGCCAAATGTTTTCCCTCCTAGTCCTTAACCACGTAACTCGTAGTTTTCAGGTTGTTGTGCTGCGTGTGGGTGTTCCGCTCCACCGTATACGAATAATTTTTTGCCTTGTTTACGTCCTAATGGATTCTTAGGTAACATTCCTTTGATAGAAGTTTCTAATAATCTCATAGGGTTTTTGTCTCTTAATTCACCAGCTGTAACTGATTTGATTCCACCAACATGACCTGAATGTCTGTAGTAAACCTTTTGTGAATCTTTTTTACCAGTTAATTCAATCTCACTTGCATTGATTACGATAACGTAGTCACCTGAATCAACGTGAGGTGTGAAAGTTGGTTTGTGTTTCCCGCGTAATAGTGTTGCTACTTCAGTAGACAGGCGACCTAAAGTCTTACCTGCTGCATCTACAACAAACCATTTACGTTCGATGTTTGCTTCGTTAGCCATAAACGTTTGACGCATAGTAATTTCCTCCTAAATCTCGTTCTATATTGTCGTTTTAAATTAGTCGTTTTTGTCTTTTTATATTCATTAATCCTAATAAGTTTCCGGGGCCTATTAATCATGGATGGATATAAAAATGTACCGTTAATTATTATATAATCGAAGTGTCATAAAGTCAATGTTTTCAAGATAACTTTTACAACTTTTCATACCATACTTTTTCCAGATAAAGACCTTCTGCCGGAGCGGTTTTAGGTATGATTGTTCTGTCCTTCGCCGCAATCATGTTCAGCGTATCCGGCGTTCTGATACCTCTGCCGCATTCCAGTACATATGCTGCAAGTATCCGCACCATGTTGTACAGAAAACCGGTTCCGGTAATGACAAAGTCAAAGCCGTCGTCTGTTTCAATCACTTCGAATGTTTTAATTGTCCGGACCTTATTTTTAATTTCAGTCTTCGCACTCGAAAATGTCGTGAAGTCATGCGTGCCGATAAACGGCGCCATCGCTTCTTTCATCAGAGATATATCAAGCTCATAAGGATAGTGCGTCTTTAAACCGTCGTAAAACGGGTTTTTAACGCTCGTGTAGACCTTGTAGCGGTATGTCTTCCCCGTTGCATCAAAGCGTGAATGGAAGTCGTCAGCAGCGATTGTGACATCGTTTATCAGAATGTCCTCAGGCATCGCCCTGTTCAAGATGAATTTCCACTTGTCCGGCTCGAGGTCGATCGGCGTATCAAAGTGAAAATACTGCTCGAGTGCGTGTACACCCGCATCCGTTCTCGATGATGCATGAATCCGCACAAAGTCCTTGTGCATGCGTTTCAGCTGTTTCTCGAGCGTTCCCTGCACCGTACGATAGTCATGCTGATACTGGAATCCGCTGAAGTTACGGCCGTTATATGAAATATTCACTGCCACTCTCATTAGTTTCACTGCCTTACAAATAATAATAATGCGCCAAACAGCACCAGCACAATCAATGTGACGGTATCTCTCGTCTGCCACGTCAGCAGGCGGTAATGCGTCCGTCCTGCTTCACCCTGATATCCTCTGACTTCCATCGCGATCGCCATTTCCTCTGCACGCTTAAACGCCGACATAAAAAGCGGAATGAATATCGGCACGAGTGCATTAATACGCTGCTTCAGGCTCCCCGTCAGAAACGTTGAGCCTCTCGCACTCTGCGCTTTAATTATTTTTTCCGTCTCATCCATCAGTGTCGGTATAAACCTTAACGAAATTGACATCATCATTGCGATTTCATGCACCGGCACTTTAACCGTTTTAAGCGGTCTGCACAGTTTTTCAATCGCATCCGTCAGTTCAATCGGACTCGTTGTCAGCGTCATCAGCGTCGTAATGACGACGAGCATAATCAGCCGTACCGTAATATAAATACCGGTAATCAGCCCTTTTGATTCGATCGTGAAGAATCCGCCGTCGATTAAAACCGTTCCGCCTTTTGTTAAGAAAATATGCATCAGAAACGTAAATATCAGAAGAATAAATATAAGCTTTAACCCGTTAAACAGAAATCTGACCGACAGTCCCGCAAGCTTTGTCACCAGCAGCACGAACAGTATTAACAGACTGTAGCCGACCCAGTGATTTGCAAAGAAGACGATAACCATAAACATAATTACCGAAATAATCTTCGCACGCGGATCGAGCATGTGAATGATACTATTTCCCGGGATATACCTTCCGAGCAGCATCGAACTAAGCATTATCCCGCCTCCAGTCCTCATACAGCTGAATAAATTCCGCCGTATTTTTCGGAGTACCGTTTAAGACAATACCTTTTTTTGTTAGATCCTGAACGAGCTGAATGACATGCGGCACTTCGAGATTATAACGTTCCATAAAGTCTTTGTCCGTCAGTACATCGCACGTTGGACCTTCTCCTGCCAGCATGCCCTGCGACATGACTTTAACCTCATCGGCATATTCTAGTACATCATTCATATCATGTGTAATGAGAATCACTGTAATTCCCATCTTCTTATACACATCGTAAAACAGCTGCATAGTCTCATCATGACTTAGAGGATCGAGCCCCGCCGTCGGCTCATCAAGTATAAGAATACTCGGTTCCATCGCAAGTATGCCCGCTATAGCCACTTTTCTCATCTGCCCTCCGGAGAGTTCAAACGGACTTTTACCGAGCAGCGAATCATCGACGTTTAAAAGCTT from Jeotgalicoccus saudimassiliensis includes the following:
- the rplM gene encoding 50S ribosomal protein L13, producing the protein MRQTFMANEANIERKWFVVDAAGKTLGRLSTEVATLLRGKHKPTFTPHVDSGDYVIVINASEIELTGKKDSQKVYYRHSGHVGGIKSVTAGELRDKNPMRLLETSIKGMLPKNPLGRKQGKKLFVYGGAEHPHAAQQPENYELRG
- a CDS encoding energy-coupling factor transporter ATPase — protein: MTIQFNNVSVIYNRKSPFEYQALKDIDTTFEPGKFYGLIGHTGSGKSTLIQTMNGLILPSSGTVETDGIVLSKKVKQKTVHQAKSRVGMVFQFPEHQLFESTVLKDVMFGPMNMGIGEEEAKEKACYYLKLLNVDDSLLGKSPFELSGGQMRKVAIAGILAMEPSILILDEPTAGLDPLSHDETMQLFYDVYKKMGITVILITHDMNDVLEYADEVKVMSQGMLAGEGPTCDVLTDKDFMERYNLEVPHVIQLVQDLTKKGIVLNGTPKNTAEFIQLYEDWRRDNA
- the rpsI gene encoding 30S ribosomal protein S9, whose protein sequence is MAKVEYQGTGRRKHSVARVRLVPGEGKVTVNGRDMRDYLPFESLILDLSQPFAVTETEGNYDVLVNVHGGGFTGQAQAIRHGIARALLEADPEHRGALKRAGLLTRDPRMKERYKYGFKKARRSPQFSKR
- a CDS encoding energy-coupling factor transporter transmembrane component T family protein; protein product: MLSSMLLGRYIPGNSIIHMLDPRAKIISVIMFMVIVFFANHWVGYSLLILFVLLVTKLAGLSVRFLFNGLKLIFILLIFTFLMHIFLTKGGTVLIDGGFFTIESKGLITGIYITVRLIMLVVITTLMTLTTSPIELTDAIEKLCRPLKTVKVPVHEIAMMMSISLRFIPTLMDETEKIIKAQSARGSTFLTGSLKQRINALVPIFIPLFMSAFKRAEEMAIAMEVRGYQGEAGRTHYRLLTWQTRDTVTLIVLVLFGALLLFVRQ
- the truA gene encoding tRNA pseudouridine(38-40) synthase TruA, yielding MRVAVNISYNGRNFSGFQYQHDYRTVQGTLEKQLKRMHKDFVRIHASSRTDAGVHALEQYFHFDTPIDLEPDKWKFILNRAMPEDILINDVTIAADDFHSRFDATGKTYRYKVYTSVKNPFYDGLKTHYPYELDISLMKEAMAPFIGTHDFTTFSSAKTEIKNKVRTIKTFEVIETDDGFDFVITGTGFLYNMVRILAAYVLECGRGIRTPDTLNMIAAKDRTIIPKTAPAEGLYLEKVWYEKL